The DNA region TATTTATTAATTTTTATTAACTTCGTGGGGTAACGTAACACCGCCACCTCTCGCTGTCAATAGCGTGGAACCCTGCTCCCTCCAGGCGGCATCTCGGCTGGCTTGACGAGCGGGTTTGGGCGTGATTGGATGGGGCCCTGGTCGGGCGTGGGGCGAACGCGCCGGCGCGGGCTGAGCCCGACCGGACGTGGGCGCCGGCCCTTGCCCGAGGAGGGTTCGCAGGCCATGTGTGGGCGCTTCACGTTGACGCCGGGGGCGATCCCGTTGCTGACCGATTGGGTCGAGGGCGGCGCGGAGGTGATTCCCCGCTGGAACATCGCGCCCACCCAGATGGTGCCGATCGTGCGTGAGCAGGGCGGTGCGCGCCAGCTGGCGCTGGCACGCTGGGGGCTGGTGCCGCCCTGGGCCCGCGAGGGCGATCGCCTGCCGCCCCTGATCAACGCCCGCGCCGACACGGTGGCCGAAAAACCGGCCTTCCGCGCCGCCCTGCGCCAGCGACGGGCGGTCGTGCCGGCGGATGGTTTCTACGAATGGGCTCCGCCGCCGGCGGGCGCGCCCAAGGGGGCACCCAAGCAGCCCTGGTGGTTTCGCCGCCGCGACGCGGGCCTGCTGTTCCTGGCGGCCCTGTGGGAACCCTGGGGCCCGGAAGCCGAGCCCGAGCGCCTTTCGTTCACCCTGATCACGACCGACGCCAATGCCTGCGTGGCGCCCGTGCATGACCGCATGCCCGTGTTGCTGGACGCCGCCCAGGCCGACCGCTGGATGGCGCCGCAAGGCCAGGAACTGGCGCCCTTGCTGAGCATGCTGGCGCCCTATCCGGCCGACGCGATGGTGGCCATTGCGGTCAACCCGCGCCTGAATTCCGCCCGCACCGATGAGCCGTCGCTGGTGGAACCCGTGGCGACCGTTCGTCAGCCAGGTCTGTTCGACGGTGTTTAGGCGCGTTCCGGTCCGCTCACGGCGCCCACGTTGAAGTCCAGCACCGTGAGGCCGGGAATCCGCGCGAAGTCTTTGCCGTTGCCCGTCAGGACCGGCATCCCGTGACGCAGGGCGGTGGCGCCGATCAGCAGATCGTGGGCGTCTACCATCACCCCTCGGGGTAACTGGGCCAGAATCTGGGCGTGGGCCCGCGCCGAGGCCAGGTCGAATTCCAGGATCGGGAAGGTCTCCAGGATGTTCTCGACGAAGGCGGAGCGCTGACTCCGACGCTGGGGCGAATCGGCCTTGTGGACGCCGACCAGGAGTTCGGAACACGTGATGGCGCTCAGGAAACCCGGCCCTTGCGACTCCCAGGCGGCGAGCAGGGTCGGATTCTGGAGGCGTTCGAGCGTGATCAGGACCCCCGTGTCGATGATCAGTCCCATTCCGACGGACCAATTTTCAGTGTGGGGCTGGTCGCCTCGACATCAGCGGCGTAGCTCGCCACGTCCTCGGCGGCCAGATGCGCGCCGGCTGCCAGTTGCGCCATTTGCGCCTGCAGGCTGCCGGCACTGACGGCGCCGGCCGGGATGATCTGGGCGACCACCTCCTTGCCCTTCACGACCTCGAAGCGCGTGGCCTGGTAGCGCACCTGCCCGATCACATCGGCGAAGTGGCGGGCGGCTTCAGTGGCACTGATCTTTCGCTTGCGCATAATCCGATTATCAGATAATCAGATAGTGAGGTCAAGGCAGATCGCGTGGTGATCCGCGCGACTGTCATTCTCTCCTTGATTCGCGCGTGTCTGGGTGGCTCCGGCGCTGGAGGTCGGTGCCAGTTCGGACCACTCGGTATTCTCTTGGCCCTAACTTAACGATTTATTTACGCAGGCATAAAGCGCCTCCTGCTTCCCCCCGGCGATAACCT from Candidatus Sericytochromatia bacterium includes:
- a CDS encoding SOS response-associated peptidase; translation: MCGRFTLTPGAIPLLTDWVEGGAEVIPRWNIAPTQMVPIVREQGGARQLALARWGLVPPWAREGDRLPPLINARADTVAEKPAFRAALRQRRAVVPADGFYEWAPPPAGAPKGAPKQPWWFRRRDAGLLFLAALWEPWGPEAEPERLSFTLITTDANACVAPVHDRMPVLLDAAQADRWMAPQGQELAPLLSMLAPYPADAMVAIAVNPRLNSARTDEPSLVEPVATVRQPGLFDGV
- a CDS encoding PIN domain-containing protein, with translation MGLIIDTGVLITLERLQNPTLLAAWESQGPGFLSAITCSELLVGVHKADSPQRRSQRSAFVENILETFPILEFDLASARAHAQILAQLPRGVMVDAHDLLIGATALRHGMPVLTGNGKDFARIPGLTVLDFNVGAVSGPERA